The following proteins are encoded in a genomic region of Sorangiineae bacterium MSr12523:
- a CDS encoding chloride channel protein gives MTPETPPPSTPPRWRDRIRSARKVPPSPLDLQLLGRMLLHSALVGAAAGLVGTLFFAALELVASLTLEHLAGYIPLRAHGEQLVGEVVPPVPFRPWLLWAVPAIGALGAGIVSTKFAPETLGGGSDAIIHAFHHQGGHVRRRVPFVKGLVSVFTLGFGGSGGREGPTMLIGGSIGSLIGRYLRVTDRERRILLVAGTAAGMAAVFRTPLGAALLAVEVLHRDDFESDAVVPAVLSSVVAYSVFISFFGESTLFAHALRYPFVPAHLPLYALMAILVSLVAAGFSGALHGVQRYTKALPLPAWSKPALGGLLLGIFATPVLMLVGPSVGDQGQGLGILGGGYGAAQVAITGASWFPEGWRGVELLVLLGLVKILATSLTVGSGGSAGDFGPSLVIGGIFGGAFGRAASLLLHDPRIDPGAFALVGMATFYGGLAHVPIASLVMTCELAGSYDLLVPLMLAEGIAFVALRNRSLYHAQVPTKRESPAHRDELIFDVLKEIRVGDVVIKDRPFITFRRDTPAREVIHQIASSAWQDAFPVLDEHGKLAGIVNAEVMRTMAADPDLSGLALADDMMAAPVSVHQADDLHVALELLLSNDARELIVLDDGGRIIGFLDEAEIAKTYHGRTATKPMATEQPKAH, from the coding sequence TTGACCCCGGAGACGCCGCCTCCTTCCACCCCACCGCGTTGGCGCGACCGCATTCGTTCCGCGAGGAAGGTCCCCCCCTCGCCGCTCGACCTGCAGCTGCTCGGGCGGATGCTCCTTCACTCGGCGCTGGTCGGCGCCGCCGCCGGCCTGGTCGGCACGCTGTTCTTCGCGGCCCTCGAGCTCGTCGCCAGCCTGACGCTCGAGCACCTCGCCGGCTACATCCCGCTGCGCGCCCACGGTGAGCAACTCGTGGGCGAGGTCGTGCCGCCCGTGCCCTTCCGGCCATGGCTCCTTTGGGCCGTGCCCGCCATCGGGGCGCTCGGCGCCGGCATCGTCTCGACCAAGTTTGCGCCGGAAACGCTGGGCGGTGGGTCCGACGCCATCATCCACGCCTTCCATCACCAAGGCGGCCACGTACGGCGCCGCGTTCCCTTCGTCAAAGGCCTCGTGTCCGTCTTTACCCTGGGCTTTGGAGGCTCGGGCGGGCGCGAAGGACCGACCATGCTCATCGGCGGCAGCATCGGCTCGCTCATCGGCCGCTACCTGCGGGTCACCGATCGCGAGCGGCGCATCCTCCTCGTCGCAGGCACCGCGGCGGGCATGGCCGCCGTCTTCCGCACGCCGCTCGGCGCCGCGTTGCTCGCGGTCGAAGTCTTGCATCGCGACGACTTCGAATCCGACGCCGTCGTGCCGGCGGTCCTCTCGAGCGTCGTCGCGTATTCCGTCTTCATCTCGTTCTTCGGCGAGTCCACCCTTTTCGCGCACGCCCTGCGTTATCCGTTCGTGCCGGCGCACTTGCCGCTCTACGCGCTCATGGCGATCCTCGTCTCGCTCGTGGCCGCCGGATTCTCGGGCGCGCTCCATGGCGTGCAGCGTTACACGAAGGCCCTCCCGCTACCTGCGTGGAGCAAACCCGCGCTCGGCGGCCTGCTTCTCGGCATCTTCGCCACGCCGGTGCTCATGCTCGTGGGGCCCAGCGTCGGCGACCAGGGACAGGGCCTCGGCATCTTGGGCGGTGGCTATGGCGCGGCCCAAGTGGCCATCACCGGCGCATCGTGGTTTCCCGAAGGATGGCGCGGCGTCGAGCTGCTCGTGCTCCTCGGCCTGGTGAAGATCCTCGCCACGTCACTGACCGTGGGATCGGGTGGCAGCGCGGGCGACTTCGGCCCGTCCCTGGTCATCGGCGGCATCTTTGGCGGTGCTTTCGGCCGCGCGGCCAGCTTGCTCCTGCACGACCCGCGCATCGATCCCGGCGCCTTCGCGCTCGTGGGCATGGCCACCTTTTACGGAGGCCTCGCTCACGTACCCATCGCATCGCTGGTCATGACGTGCGAGCTCGCGGGCAGCTACGACCTGCTCGTCCCGCTCATGCTCGCCGAGGGCATCGCGTTCGTCGCCCTGCGCAATCGTTCGCTCTACCATGCGCAAGTTCCGACCAAGCGCGAGTCGCCAGCGCATCGCGACGAACTCATTTTCGATGTTCTCAAAGAAATCCGTGTCGGCGACGTTGTCATAAAAGACCGGCCGTTCATTACGTTCCGGCGCGATACGCCAGCCCGCGAAGTCATCCATCAAATTGCAAGCTCCGCATGGCAAGACGCCTTCCCGGTTCTCGACGAGCATGGAAAGCTCGCGGGCATCGTGAACGCCGAGGTCATGCGAACGATGGCGGCCGATCCTGACCTCAGCGGTCTGGCTCTGGCCGACGACATGATGGCGGCTCCGGTGTCCGTGCACCAAGCCGACGATTTGCATGTCGCGCTCGAACTTCTCTTGTCGAACGATGCGCGAGAACTCATCGTCTTAGACGATGGCGGACGCATCATCGGCTTTCTCGATGAAGCGGAAATTGCAAAGACGTATCACGGCCGAACGGCAACGAAGCCGATGGCGACGGAGCAACCCAAGGCACACTAG
- a CDS encoding hybrid sensor histidine kinase/response regulator gives MTSEFEGGVTPSSILLVDDDPANLLALEAVLEPLGQRIMKARSGEGALRLLLEHDFAVILLDLRMPGMDGLETAAAIKQRAKSRHTPIIFLTAETSLRLKSYEYGAVDYVVKPYEPAIVRSKVSVFVELYERGQRILQQEARLRQKEIEALQLQTRESRRVDQEQQRLWLETILDLMPTPLLFVHAETGRVHFANRASHELVGGKLPAPPEIAYDGTPHELTWQTNDGMRTFVATGAEIPQGYGHEAMRIVSLVDVTRLKQVEAELQNAVRIRDDFLSIASHELHTPLTPLKLQIERLQRREQTPTQLQEKLAVVGRQVDRLSNLVRQLLDVSRITGGRLRLTPEEVDLTAVVRDTADALSSESRQSGSVIDIRGEDSVVGHWDPTRIEQITSNLLSNAIKYGQGKPILVQVSHDNGNARLSVHDQGIGIAPEQQARIFDRFERAVSVRHYGGFGLGLWIVRQIVEASGGQVTVESQVGHGSTFTVELPR, from the coding sequence ATGACGTCGGAGTTCGAGGGTGGGGTTACGCCGTCGAGCATTCTTCTAGTCGACGACGATCCGGCCAATCTGCTCGCGCTCGAGGCGGTCCTCGAGCCCTTGGGGCAGCGAATCATGAAGGCTCGTTCGGGCGAAGGTGCGCTCCGGCTCCTGCTCGAACACGATTTCGCGGTCATTCTGCTCGACTTGCGCATGCCGGGGATGGACGGCCTCGAAACGGCCGCGGCCATCAAACAGCGCGCGAAGTCGAGGCACACGCCCATCATCTTTTTGACGGCCGAGACGAGTCTTCGTCTCAAGAGCTACGAGTACGGCGCCGTCGATTACGTGGTCAAACCGTACGAACCGGCCATCGTCCGCTCCAAGGTCTCGGTTTTCGTGGAGCTCTACGAGCGGGGGCAACGCATCCTTCAACAAGAAGCGCGCCTGCGGCAGAAGGAAATCGAGGCCCTCCAGCTCCAGACCCGCGAGAGCCGGAGGGTCGATCAAGAGCAACAGCGACTCTGGCTCGAGACCATTCTCGACCTCATGCCCACCCCGCTGCTCTTCGTGCATGCCGAGACGGGGCGTGTGCACTTCGCCAACCGGGCCTCGCACGAGCTCGTGGGGGGCAAGCTCCCGGCGCCGCCCGAAATCGCCTACGACGGCACCCCGCACGAGCTCACCTGGCAGACGAACGACGGCATGCGCACCTTCGTGGCCACCGGCGCGGAGATCCCTCAGGGCTACGGCCACGAGGCGATGCGCATCGTGTCGTTGGTCGACGTCACACGTTTGAAACAAGTCGAGGCGGAGCTCCAGAACGCCGTGCGCATTCGCGACGACTTCCTCTCGATTGCCTCGCACGAGCTCCACACCCCGCTGACCCCGCTCAAGCTGCAGATCGAACGCCTGCAGCGCCGCGAGCAAACGCCGACGCAACTGCAAGAGAAGCTCGCGGTGGTCGGGCGCCAGGTCGACCGACTGAGCAACCTTGTGCGCCAGCTGCTCGACGTCTCACGCATCACCGGCGGGCGGCTGCGGCTCACGCCGGAAGAGGTCGACCTCACCGCCGTCGTGCGCGACACGGCCGATGCCCTCTCGTCGGAGTCGCGCCAGAGTGGGAGCGTCATCGATATCCGGGGCGAGGACAGCGTCGTCGGACACTGGGACCCGACGCGCATCGAGCAGATCACGAGCAACCTGCTCTCGAATGCCATCAAGTACGGCCAGGGCAAACCCATTTTGGTGCAGGTATCGCACGACAATGGAAACGCCCGACTGAGCGTGCACGATCAGGGTATCGGCATCGCGCCTGAGCAACAGGCCCGGATTTTCGACAGGTTCGAACGCGCCGTATCGGTGCGTCATTACGGCGGATTTGGCCTTGGGCTCTGGATCGTGAGACAAATCGTGGAGGCTTCCGGCGGTCAGGTCACCGTCGAAAGCCAGGTGGGGCACGGCTCTACGTTTACCGTGGAGCTCCCGCGCTGA